The Pseudophaeobacter arcticus DSM 23566 genome includes a region encoding these proteins:
- a CDS encoding DksA/TraR family C4-type zinc finger protein has translation MAGGWAQDGAVSEQIEATLKDELARMQAQKRPQGESLRYCAECEEEIPEKRRLALPGVKLCIACQQERDGAQRARGGINRRGSKDSQLK, from the coding sequence ATGGCAGGAGGATGGGCGCAGGATGGCGCGGTGAGTGAGCAGATCGAGGCCACGTTGAAGGATGAGCTGGCCCGGATGCAGGCTCAAAAGCGTCCGCAGGGCGAGAGCCTTAGGTATTGTGCAGAATGCGAGGAGGAAATCCCCGAGAAACGCCGCCTGGCACTTCCCGGTGTCAAGCTCTGCATCGCCTGCCAACAAGAGCGCGATGGCGCGCAACGGGCGCGCGGCGGCATAAATCGGCGCGGCTCCAAGGATAGCCAGTTGAAGTAG